Within Deltaproteobacteria bacterium, the genomic segment TCGGATTCCTCGCAGACGAGCATATCGGACTCAACAAGTTCGTCTCCATGGGCAACAAGCTGAACGTAAATGAAACCGATCTCCTTGCTTACCTGATCCGGGACGAGGGGACGAGAATCATACTGGTATACCTGGAAGGTTTCTCCGACGGCAGGCGGTTCATCGAAACGGCGAGAATGTCGAGCAAGCCCATCCTGGTTTACAAGGCCAACCGCTTCAAGGAAAGCGCATCCATCGCCCATTCCCATACCGCGGCCCTTTTTGCGGACGACCAGCTTGTAGACCACGCCCTGGCTCAGGCGGGGTGTATCCGAATCAATACCCTTCAAGACGCTATGGACTATATCAAGTCCCGCACCCTTCCTCCCCTGAGAGGAAATCGCCTGGCCATCGTATCGCGCTCGGGCGGGCATGCCGTGATCGCTGCGGACGCCTGCACCTATTACGGCTTCGAGTTCGCCCGTCTCCCCAAAGGGCTCCTCAAAAAATTCGAAACCCGTTTTCGTGCCCACGTGATTCGATTGCAGAACCCGCTGGATCTCGGGGACCTGTTCGATCTGGATTTCTACGTCTACATTCTTGAAGAGTTACTCAAGAGACGCAACGTGGACGGCATTCTACTTGGACACGCATATTTCCGGGGCAAAGAGCAGGAGCCTTCCAGGATGCTTCTCAAACGCGTGGAGCAACTGGTCGATCAATACCAAAAACCGGTGGTTCCCGTGATCCTGACCGAGACCCGTGAAAGAGAATACCTGAGGAGAAACCTCAGCCTCCCCATCTTCTGGGCCCCCGAGAATGCCATGCGGGCCCTCCAGTTCTCCTACCGTTGGAGCAAGCACACCCTTCCCGCTCCCCCGGCAACCTATCGGCTCAAGGGCAGAGGCGGGAGCAGGGCGGAAGAAATAGTCCGATCGGCCGGCGAGAGGGGTCATCTTCTCCTGAGTGAAGGCATGGATCTTTTGCAAGCCTTTGGATTTCCCATTTCCCCCTATCGGCTCGTACAAAATCGAACTCAGGCCCTCGCGGCTTGGAAATCACTCGGGGCGCCGGTTGCGATGAAGATCAATCGCCCCCATGTCAACCACAAGGCCCGAGGCAATGCCCTCCGGTTGAACCTCGATTCCCGAAGGCAGATCACCGAGGCCTTCAGAGAACTCCAGACCGGAACCGGCAAGGACGTGGAAGTCTTGGTGCAGCCCATGAGGCAGGAAGGGCTGGAGGTGATCCTTGGAGGCAAGCGGGACCCGGTATTCGGCTCCATCATCCTATTCGGACTGGGAGGCCGCTTTGTGGAACTTTTGGGGGACGTGGTATGGCGGGTCGTTCCGGTGTCCCCGGAGGAGGCCTCTCAGATGGTCCGGGCCATTAGAGGCTACAATCTTCTTCGAGAGGCTGGTGGAGCGTCCCCGGCGACCTTCAAGTCCCTGGAGAGATTGCTCCTCAAGCTGTCGGGAATAATGGAAAGCCTTTCAAAGGTCAGAGAGATAGACATCAACCCCGTCCTTGTCCATAGGGGAGAAACAGAGGTATTGGATGTCCGGGTAATAGTGGATTGAGAAACCTCCGTAAGGACCGCCTCGTCCCCTGTCTTCACTCCTCGTCAAGGATCTTGCGGATCTCGTGGGATATCTGCTGGAGATTGAAGGGCTTCTGGATAAACCCCTTGCACCCCTTCTCCAGTATCTCCATGGCCTGGCCGTTCATGCTGTATCCGCTGGAGAGAAGCACTTTCACGTTCGGATCGATGGAGCGGAGGGCATCATAGGTGGCTGCCCCGCCCATCTCAGGCATGATCATATCAAGGATCACGTACCCCAGGGTTTCCAGG encodes:
- a CDS encoding acetate--CoA ligase family protein, whose amino-acid sequence is MNQNSPGDLSCFFYPDSIAVIGVSPEENNLAKNIILNCLTLGYKGEILPVGLKGGVAFGQRIYPSVEVIDGKIDLAVILTPARTIPGILEQCGRKGIRNVVIESGGFSELGEEGKAMERACIEKAQRYGIRFIGPNCIGVTNMENGLALSFMALQKGLFPGPVSVLAQSGGVGLTYIGFLADEHIGLNKFVSMGNKLNVNETDLLAYLIRDEGTRIILVYLEGFSDGRRFIETARMSSKPILVYKANRFKESASIAHSHTAALFADDQLVDHALAQAGCIRINTLQDAMDYIKSRTLPPLRGNRLAIVSRSGGHAVIAADACTYYGFEFARLPKGLLKKFETRFRAHVIRLQNPLDLGDLFDLDFYVYILEELLKRRNVDGILLGHAYFRGKEQEPSRMLLKRVEQLVDQYQKPVVPVILTETREREYLRRNLSLPIFWAPENAMRALQFSYRWSKHTLPAPPATYRLKGRGGSRAEEIVRSAGERGHLLLSEGMDLLQAFGFPISPYRLVQNRTQALAAWKSLGAPVAMKINRPHVNHKARGNALRLNLDSRRQITEAFRELQTGTGKDVEVLVQPMRQEGLEVILGGKRDPVFGSIILFGLGGRFVELLGDVVWRVVPVSPEEASQMVRAIRGYNLLREAGGASPATFKSLERLLLKLSGIMESLSKVREIDINPVLVHRGETEVLDVRVIVD